A single Triticum dicoccoides isolate Atlit2015 ecotype Zavitan chromosome 2A, WEW_v2.0, whole genome shotgun sequence DNA region contains:
- the LOC119355402 gene encoding uncharacterized protein LOC119355402, translating to MANRARWVMKFEKGLIDILHENNNSHYRTPNGWRSEGWKKIVKDFNDRHPDAGFTKVQIQEHETQLKKDYKLIKSILQRDGVSWDQNASMIRTTDEIWDEIIDESPKARKYQSKSFPLLQSLEMLLERDIPEGVGNIDEEDNNTSTLRSMSRRLSALVPGSIDEGENNISALQRTLELGSQGLEDVDLLQNHDEEALERPQPGADPKPQQRADEPAQSSSCIEPQKDKRKKRKASDIQQIMEAYLDFRMKQARTKEQTKKDGEQFSISRCIKALQSMTDVSDQVRVLAADVFKDSVNREIFLSYEPRLRALWLKREVNRLLC from the exons ATGGCGAACAGAGCAAGGTGGGTGATGAAGTTTGAAAAGGGGCTTATTGATATACTACATGAGAACAATAATTCACACTATAGGACTCCAAACGGTTGGAGAAGCGAGGGATGGAAGAAAATTGTTAAGGACTTTAATGATAGGCACCCAGATGCAGGGTTTACTAAAGTTCAAATTCAGGAACATGAGACTCAGCTGAAGAAAGACTATAAATTGATAAAATCCATCCTTCAGCGTGATGGTGTTTCATGGGACCAGAATGCTTCTATGATCAGAACAACAGATGAAATCTGGGATGAGATAATCGAT GAGTCACCAAAAGCGCGGAAGTACCAAAGTAAGAGTTTTCCATTGCTTCAGTCGCTGGAGATGTTGCTTGAAA GGGATATTCCTGAAGGGGTTGGCAATATTGACGAGGAAGACAACAACACCAGCACACTGCGAAGCATGTCTAGAAGACTTTCTGCACTGGTTCCTGGAAGCATCGATGAGGGTGAGAACAATATCAGCGCACTGCAAAGAACTCTGGAGCTAGGATCACAAGGTCTGGAAGATGTCGATCTTCTGCAAAATCACGATGAAGAGGCATTGGAAAGACCACAGCCTGGGGCAGACCCAAAGCCACAACAAAGAGCCGATGAACCCGCGCAGTCAAGTTCTTGCATAGAACCACAAAAGGACAAGCGCAAGAAGCGCAAGGCGTCTGACATCCAACAGATCATGGAGGCTTATCTAGACTTCAGAATGAAACAGGCTCGCACGAAAGAACAAACCAAAAAGGATGGCGAGCAGTTCTCGATTTCAAGGTGTATCAAGGCTCTCCAATCTATGACCGATGTGTCTGATCAGGTCAGGGTTCTAGCTGCTGATGTCTTCAAGGATTCGGTGAACCGGGAGATCTTTCTCTCGTATGAGCCGAGGCTTCGCGCTCTGTGGCTGAAGAGGGAAGTCAACAGGTTACTCTGTTAA